The following coding sequences are from one Neurospora crassa OR74A linkage group I, whole genome shotgun sequence window:
- a CDS encoding SWIRM domain-containing protein FUN19: MSGKNDKVLQPALFPMDYTMMPMSSTSTSSKPKRPFDISNLMSPPGPAPYETFNLRDAAMPPSKPMSAASRQLGPNPPISPPISPYTRARNSITTDPRLSISDNDPILYPAPESAASPPSEPLFVPSVPSAEPLDDLVNNHIASRPQSIVRATSPPKPEEYELVLFFKSECLKMWQKDPRDWLRKERQYLRADKKNHTKARPMVNRLPTILPAAQPPAPAPAPRPQVARTSSIGRIQKPRVTKAPAQNPRPIRATPTHSRQTARVSATPEPRVRTVAPNREDKDFDALPDYTPSILTLPNTPGCLKVDWKGNALDLSKDPNRALLHDEELSLAAALRLDCATYLTSKRRIFMRRIECAKIGKEFRKTDAQQACKIDVNKASKLWTAYERVGWLDPKHIERFLYN, from the coding sequence ATGTCTGGCAAGAACGACAAAGTCCTACAGCCAGCATTGTTCCCAATGGATTACACTATGATGCCAATGTCATCCACTTCGACTTCTTCCAAGCCCAAGCGGCCGTTTGACATCAGCAACCTCATGTCTCCTCCTGGTCCAGCTCCTTACGAGACATTCAACCTTCGCGACGCCGCAATGCCACCCTCAAAGCCCATGTCCGCTGCAAGCAGGCAGCTGGGACCGAACCCGCCCATTTCTCCTCCCATCTCCCCCTATACTAGGGCGAGAAACTCGATTACAACGGACCCTCGCCTTTCCATTTCGGACAACGACCCGATCCTATATCCTGCTCCCGAATCCGCTGCCAGCCCTCCTTCTGAGCCGCTCTTCGTCCCTTCGGTTCCTTCAGCCGAGCCGCTCGATGACTTGGTCAACAATCACATTGCTTCTCGACCCCAGAGCATTGTACGCGCCACATCGCCCCCTAAGCCGGAGGAGTACGAGCTGGTGCTCTTTTTCAAGTCGGAGTGCCTGAAGATGTGGCAGAAGGATCCTCGGGACTGGCTTCGCAAGGAGCGCCAGTATCTGCGAGCTGACAAGAAGAACCACACGAAAGCACGGCCCATGGTTAACAGGCTTCCAACAATTTTGCCCGCCGCTCAacctccggctccggctccggctccgagACCTCAGGTGGCGAGAACCAGCAGCATTGGCCGCATTCAGAAGCCCAGAGTCACCAAGGCACCGGCCCAAAACCCTCGACCGATTCGGGCAACCCCTACGCACTCTCGACAGACGGCACGTGTTAGCGCCACACCTGAACCTAGGGTGCGAACAGTGGCACCGAACAGGGAGGACAAGGATTTCGACGCTCTTCCCGACTACACACCCAGCATTTTGACGCTACCCAACACACCCGGCTGTCTCAAGGTCGACTGGAAGGGTAATGCGCTTGACTTGAGCAAAGATCCCAATAGGGCCCTTCTCCATGATGAGGAGCTCAGCCTTGCCGCCGCCCTTCGCCTGGATTGTGCGACCTATCTCACGAGTAAGAGGCGTATCTTCATGAGACGCATTGAGTGTGCCAAGATTGGCAAGGAGTTTCGCAAGACAGACGCTCAGCAAGCGTGCAAGATCGATGTGAACAAGGCATCGAAGCTGTGGACGGCGTACGAACGGGTTGGCTGGCTTGACCCTAAGCACATTGAGAGGTTTCTGTATAACTGA